The genomic DNA TTTATTGCATCCATAAATTCATTATTCAACAATTTTCACTTTGATGAAGAACCTCTATAAATCTTACaacaaaacaccaaaaatcaattaaattgtttccattaaaaaaacattaacttacttaaatataaaaacattatGTTCAAGATTAATGGTTAAGTTGTTGAGAAAAAGAGATTGATGAATTTCCATGATGAAATCATGAATgtaaaatagagttttcaattGCCCAActttaaaatcaaccaattattgctgttttgatttgatcTTTTTTCCATTATGCACTGCAAAATCAAGATTTTGGAATGAGATGTGttatttgagtttattgttTGGGATGAAATGGATGATAAGAGTGGTGAAGTTGGAGTGTTGTTAAAACATACTGCTGTTGAGAGAAAATGTGTTGGTAGCTGATAGAGAAGAGGGATGTGGTTGTGATGTTGCCGGTGATGATGGGTGAGTGGGGAGAGAGAAAgggtggtaaaaaaaaataatatagtgtGGAGAGAGTATGACTAAATGTGTAGTCTTCaattaatctaatggttaaaaacattttttctatGGTGGGAAAGTTTTCActtttcccatgtgaaatgtcACCCATAAATATTTGCAAAAGATATGTACGACTCCTTAACTATGGCTAAGATCGTTTGACATATTATTATGTGTTGGTTTGAGTGGAAGGAAATAGACAAGCGACGACTTCTTAAACACGTAACCTTAACTTTGTTTTTTAGTTCATGTTTATGGCAAGAATAACCTTGAAAAGAATATTACCTTTTAAAacaagggtcatgctaaccacGACTATACAATTTCCAATTAATGTTAATATCTATTATATTTGTTTCCCTAATCGATGCTTTGAAGATattagttaacattttcctttaaacAATACCGACTTAATCGTTAGCGCAACTCTCAATGCTTGTCAACAAGCTATGGTTTTCTAGGTTTTTGATTATTGGAAATATGAGAGAATAGGAAGAAAAAGAGAACGAGGAGATTAGAGTTATGTAAATTGTGATTTCATTAAGTTATGAATCACACATACAAATGCTTATATACAAAGTGTTGTTGAGTTGCTCGAGAAACAAGTCATCTCTCAAACCTTAACAACCTAGTGCTAAAAATTAGCAAAAATGTAACTAACTTTCAACAAACAAAACTAACTTGATTACTATATGATTAATCAAACAAACTTGAATTAAATCACTAATCAATTATGCTAActtgaattaacaactaacatAAACAACCTTCTCATATTCAAGAATTTTTTATGTAAGATTGGAACATTGCATTGCATCATATTCTTCATGAAGGAAATTAATGTgcatatattttaacaaaactaagaaaatattttctccgatcacatttataagtaaaaaataattttttaagtttattaaataattaatgtatttggttctTATATGGACCATGAACCAGGTACATTAGTCATTCAATAAACTTAAaaggttattatttttttttttttacttataaatatgacaGGAAGAAGTAAGCTTTGCAAAGgaatattcaaaaaataattaggttgaattataataattttacaaCTTCCACTTATTCATTAAAAGTTTCATCTTGATACactctaatattaaaaaaaaaaaatactataaatcaaaccaaattatttttatgtgtaatttttaagtaattataattaaagttaaatatttttaacagATATTATCAACCCACTGAGATGAGAGATTATAAAGAGAGGAATAATAGATAAATATTCTAGATATACATATGGTTGATTTTTGTAGTGATGTGGTGTTAGAGAATGAGATTGTTCAAGCTTATAAAAACCTATTTTGATCAGATTTGTAACTCGAATGATGTTCATGATAGCGTCTTTTGAAAAACATTTGGATCAATGATGGTATTAAAGTTAATCGTCGTTATCATCAAAGCTTAATTAAAGTCGTCTCAAAGtccataaaataaagataaaatttttGAGCTTACAAATGGTTATAACACTCATTTAAGGGGGTTCTCGTGAtactctttaatttatttttatttttacgaatttaattttgtttttcttgactTTTTTTTGCTAGGTTAGAGAATACAAATGGTTATAATACTCATTTAACGAGTTCTCATGAcactctttaatttatttttattttttacgaatttaactttgtttttcttaacTTTTTTAACAATTTATGTTAGGTTAGGTTTACGTCTGTCAATATTCTATTTGGttttcctatttttatttttattttattaatgatgctTGCTTGCAGTTTTCCTGTTTTTATAATTGGTGTCAACTTCGttgaaatgattaatttttttaaatgtgtacgcaccatttatttataattttttaatagtagtatcTAATAAGTACTCAATCCCTCCAATCCAGATCTCACACAAAGTTCTTAAATGAGATCcactaatcaactatcaataactttatatcactacatttcaattttttaatattaaaagcgTGCGGACCCCGCTTAAAGTTTGGGGTCTTAAATAAGATCCTGGGTCTTATTAGACCTTGAAAAAAATTCACCAATGGGGGTACCTAATAGGCACCAGGTCTTAAATGTTTAAGACTCTCCCATTGGAGATATAGACCTTGAGAGCACTTGTTAAGGGTTCAAAATTAGAaatgattgatgaattttatgtaaaaaaattactttttgttGTTTCCCTGTGTTGAATGcataatttttaagataaaacttttactttaaaaattatGCTCACAttcttgttagcattttccttttctttaagagattaagatgatatttttgaTAAGTATAAAagcatttgttagcattttcattttctttattatgctcacattattttttcccttaaaaagtTGATATAAAAGGTTATACACCATtgatacaaattaattttttataccgAATACAATGAAAACATTTGTTTTGATACTTCATATCATCAATTCGAAAAATAAGTTATACAATTCGATTGACATGTTATAGCAATGAATTTTCATTGGATGCATGTGAAAAGTTAGTGGGAGGGAGTATTTGATAGAATTTTCATTTGTTAATGAGGAACAcataaaagcaaaaaaaaaaaaaggatttgtaTTCCATAGTGTTGTAACTAATATCGAcaattcaataataaataaacgaTCGAGATTGAATATTGCATAAAATTGTCAATCTACACCATGTACATTAGAGTCATTGAATCCTTAATCTACGACCTTGATCATCTGCTACATGAAACTGCATGAAACAGCTACAGTGGACAATCTCGTCCCTAccttatctaccaaaaaaatttaaaattttgaaagaaaatgttgTTTCCTTTGTGTCACGATTTTCTTTAGGTTGTCCAATAAGAAAACACctcaattttttcaacaaagaaaaaaagaagccTAGTCATCAAATGAAGAAGCACCATCACTTTCAAAAGTCTTCTCTTATTCCAAGTCTTCTCCTATCTTTGGAATTTTTTGCCTTTCCTTCTTTGACCCGTTCCAATTTCCATTTCccatttcatttttctcattcttcttCACATCAATCCTAtcaaaaatatcatcttaatcTCTCACAGGTAACTTCCTTGCTCTTTTCTTAGCTCAAAGTTTCATACTTTATACTTATTCGTGCTTCTCTTTGTGTGTGTTTGTCTTACTTTTTGGATTTTCATGTAAGCTTCATTGAGTTGTTTAATACCCAGATGGgaatttaagtattttttgtgaaaaattgaaaatttatgttttttcatcCATATATGCTAGTTTTACTTTGATGGGTTTCTCATGTTTTTTTGGTAGAGGTAAGTTTCAGGAATGTAAGTTTCATTGGATTGTTCAAAACCCAGATGGGAATTTTAGTACTTttgtgaaaaattgaaaatttatgttttttcattCATATGTATTAAATTTACTTAAATGGGTTTCTcatgtttttgatgtttttgtttccttttgttATTGCTGTGTTAGTTTTGTTCTAAAGTGAAGTTTTTTACTCTGTTGACTTACTTTGTTTTTGGATGGTTGACTTGGTTTGTGTGAAATTCTGAACTGTGTTTTTGCTATTTTGATCTTATTTTTCAGGGTTTGATGTGGCTGTGTGGATTGAATTGGATACTAATTAATGAGGTTTCTTGATTTTTGCTTTTGGCTTTGTATTTAGGATTTTGGTGAAGATGGTTTTTGTTCCAAGTAGCCGGATTTTGAGTTCTTATGTTTTTGTTAGTTTCTTGTTGCTGATTAGTTTTGGTATAACCTATGGGACTGAAACtgatatcttctgtttgaaaagtataaaaaattCGATTCAAGACCCGAATAATTATTTGACATCTTCATGGAATTTCAACAATAAAACTGAAGGGTTTATATGTAGATTTAATGGTGTTGAATGCTGGCATCCTGATGAGAATAAAGTCTTGAATCTCAAATTATCAAATATGGGACTCAAGGGTCAGTTTCCTCGGGGCATTGTTAATTGTTCGAGCATGACAGGATTAGATCTTTCAGTCAACGACCTATCTGGAACCATTCCAGGAGATATATCGACGCTCCTAAAATTTGTGACGTCGCTTGATCTATCTTCAAATGAATTTTCTGGGGAGATACCTGTTAGTCTTGCAAATTGTACTtatctgaatgtccttaaactTAGTCAGAACCAACTCACCGGTCAAATTCCTTTACTATTAGGCACTCTCGATCGTATTAAGACATTCGACGTATCCAACAATCTTTTGACCGGGCAAGTTCCAAACTTTACTGCTGGTGGTAAAGTTGATGTAAATTATGCAAATAATCAAGGTCTTTGTGGACAACCTTCATTAGGGGTTTGCAAGGCTACGGCTTCCTCCAAGAGTAACACTGCAGTTATAGCTGGAGCTGCTGTTGGTGCGGTGACTCTTGCAGCGTTAGGATTGGGCgtttttatgttcttctttgtGCGTCGCAGTGCTTAtaggaagaaggaagaagatccTGAAGGAAACAAATGGGCAAGAAGTCTTAAAGGAACTAAAGGAATTAAGGTAAGTGGTATATTGATGCATCATTGCACATGGCATTGGCATATATGGTTACACTTAGAGAAGCTGTTCATTTAtgttattagatttatttgtcTTTTATAGCATTAGATACTTGTTTTAAGCCTTGTTTGGATAACTACTTAATTAAGCGCTCATAGCATAAACGCTTATCATATTGCATATGTTTAAACTATTTCTatgacaaaagataaaattaagtcAAACTATTTCTATATAAGTcttaagctgttttcataagctatttttgaagAGCttgtggaaataagataaaatttttttttggtgaacatGCGATAAGCTGTTTGCATAAACAACTCAAATAATAAAAGTCTTAAACATCTCCCAAACAGTTTCACTAGTgattatgtcagtagataagctcgaataagtcaatccaaacaagccCTTAAACATTTTCAATAGAATCCAGTTTACAACAATAAGAACCAAGCCTTATCCTACTAAATTGAGTCGGCTCACTAGAATCTAGTTTATTGgcttattttttaatactttcAACTGTTCATAAATATTCTATATATCCTTTTCATTGTTGCTTATATTAATTGCGAAAACTTTTCTGGATATTGCTGCATGCCTGCATCaaacacataaaaataataactccCGGTCCTAATTATATGAGAATGTGCGGAGAAAATTTTGGTCCCATTTATAagataaattttcaatttttaaattgtatttaatgtttaaattagttttttaccCTCATTTATAATGtttctctttttaatattaGCGAGTGCATCTCACATTTCACAATTTTCCACAAGGGTGTACAtgtaaaaacattcaaaaagttaaaacaaagaattcattgttttgatatttttttggttttgtcttTTATAATTGGGACCGGAGAGAGTTCATTTTCTGATGTCTAAAGTAACTAATAAAGCAAACATTTTCTCTTCAAATATTAGAAATAAAGAATATACtttcttcaaaattattttgtgtaacatttaCAGAGCTGTACTTTATATGATCTTGCATACTATTGGACTATTATGCGAATATTATACTTAAAGTCTAACTATACTGAAATGAACATCAGGTATCTCTATTTGAGAAGtcaatttcaaaaatgaaattgagTGATCTCATGAAGGCTACCAACAACTTCAGTAATATCAATATCATTGGGACAGGAAGAACAGGAACAGTTTACAAAGCTACCCTTGAGGACGGCACAGCATTTATGGTGAAAAGATTGCAGGAATCTCAACACTCCGAGAAAGAGTTTATGTCTGAGATGGCGACACTAGGGACTGTCAAACATCGTAATCTGGTTCCACTTTTAGGTTTTTGTGTGGCCAAAAAGGAGAGGCTTTTGGTCTTTAAAAACATGCCGAATGGAATGCTCCATGATCAACTACATCCTGCTGCCGGTGAGTGCACACTTGACTGGCCTTCGAGACTCAAAATCGCAATTGGAGCAGCCAAAGGATTTGCATGGCTTCATCATAGCTGCAACCCTCGCATCATCCACCGAAACATAAGCTCTAAGTGTATCTTGTTGGACGCAGATTTTGAGCCCAAAATTTCCGATTTCGGCCTTGCCAGATTGATGAACCCGCTCGATACGCATTTAAGTACTTTCGTAAATGGGGAGTTCGGCGATTTTGGTTATGTGGCTCCTGAGTATACAAAAACCTTGGTTGCTACGCCTAAAGGCGATGTTTTTAGCTTTGGGACTGTGCTTCTTGAGTTGGTGACCGGCGAAAGACCTGCAAATGTGGCTAAAGCACCAGAAACTTTTAAAGGAAATCTCGTAGAATGGATTACGGAGCTTTCAAGCAACTCAAAACTCCACGATGCCATCGACGAGTCACTTCTCAACAAAGGTGATGACAACGAGCTTTTCCAATTTTTAAAGGTTGCATGCAACTGTGTTACAGAAGTTCCAAAGGAGAGACCAACCATGTTTGAAGTATATCAGTTTTTAAGAGCTATTGGTGGTAAGTACAATTTCCAAACTGAAGATGAAATATTGGTACCTGAAGATATTATTGGTGATAATAACATGGTGGAACTTATTGTTGCTAGAGAaggaaaataattgaaaaaggtGTGCAAGATATATATAGGGTATGTGTAATCAGTTTCTATATGTAATTATCTATTTCTTACTTTGTTGTCCTAAAATAAATGTTAgctttttatatagttttttgaGGATCTAGATCCAGTAGTGTGCCATTGATATTAAAATGTCAATATAAAATCATTAATCATGGATTATATATAGTTGAGTTGTTTCTTTCTATCCTTATTTTTACATGTTTTGGAAATAGATGAATTAATTTGCAAGTTAGTTTCAGGCTTCCTCCCCTAACGTCGGGGTTTGTTTGCTTGCCATCGTCTTCCCCTTTCTACTCACATATGCATGAGACCACAACAGCCGCTCCATGTTTGCTTTTTTCTCTCCCTTATGCCTCGGCCAACAACCAACACAGACCCTTTCCCCTCCGTGATCGCAGTCTGCTCCCCATCAAAACTCTGCGTATCCTTTTGATCCCCACAATCTGTGAAGATCTTATTGTCGCGAATGTAATTCTCACATTGCTCCCTACAAATCCCTCAACCAGATCTCTGCTCCCTAATGGGGACTCTTCCTACCTAGAGACCTCCTCACAATCCCATTTTCCTGCTAAGCCTCATCAAAACGATCACTTGTAATCGACCTGTCTTCTTCTCCGACCATCCAACCCCCACTCGAGCCAACACCATTGAATAGACCGTAAACTTTGGAATGAACATTTGTTGCTGAAAGTGCCGGGAGTTCGAATCCGAAGCATCTTAAGGCTGCGCCAATCTCTTTGGATCCGGCCTGCATCTTAACGTGAACACAAACACATTGATATGTGGAAGGAAACCTACAAAAACTTTGTTTGAAAGTGCATGCGAAAATACCTTGCAGATGGACCAAGTAATTcaatgctcttttttttttttttttttttgaacttttaaaactaaaataaaagcAAACTTAGAATCACTCCAAACGACCTCCAAggtttttgatgttttaattccattttgttattgttgtgtgAATTTTGTTCTAAAGGAAAGTTTGTGGACCATATAAACGTGTTTTTTGAACGAGAAACGTGATTAGAAACTCTATCACAGCattttttctagttttttttaacagatgtaaacatatttttattaaatttcattGTTCATCGTTCAAATCAACAATGACACATCATTAAATACATTTTCACGTCATTAATAAATATGACATGCCATAAAATATAATTCCAAAACTTTGTGAAATAGATGAACACTAATCCCAGATTTAAAAATGAAGGGATTGACTAGCACGAATTGAGTTTAGTGAAAGAGATTAGACTCACAATATGTCGAACCAAGAATCAAATCTTGACTACAAGTATTCATATTTAACATTTAACCAAAAGTATTCATATTTAACATAAGGGAGGgaaattatggaaaaataaataaatattaaatggaCTACTGGAGATACTGTAACTCTTATACAAATTAGTAGAATAAATTTTTCTGTGATGTTACAAATTTACTGGTCCAATACACAATCTACAAGATCAATAACAgcaatctattttatttatcaatacATGATAATGAAAGTAAAACCAACATAAGTCTTATATAGTTCTAAATTTTGCTGTTTCATTTTTGTCAATAGTAACTGACGCAGATGGAAGCAAGGAAGAAACAAGTTTGCAAGTgacaaacttgtgaaaatagggtTACAGAATTCACCAGAAATTGATAAAGCTCtctgaaatattattgaatgaataaaagcTACCAATGCTACAACTATTAAGCTATAACAAAACCCTAATAAGCCGAAAAtctaaaatagaaaacaaagcagaaattaaataaattgggccgaaataataaaatactaaaGAAACCCTCTACATCAGTAACGCAGTAACATGATCAAGGATGGCTTTGATGGCGGTAATTGCCGCAACGAGGTTGATCAGATGCTTGCTTGTTTTGATCATTTATAAGACTTGCCCCACAGGGACTTCTTGATCCTCCAGTCTGCTCTTGCCCAAGTAGCCTTCTACTTCTAACCATTTCATACGAGCCTATAAAATACACATATGAATCATTGTTATAGATAACATATATCTTTCATACAAAAACCTTTTTGACTTGAAAATATTTATGGATAATATCATTCATAGATTCATTTATATTGTCTTATATTTTCACTTGGAAAGTTGTATGAAAAAATTTACTTGGAAAAATAAGAGTAATAGTATATGATGAAATTTTCGTTCATATGATCATACAAAATATAGTACTATATATGTCatgaattaataattatttatccaaaaatgTGTAAGCATTTAAAACATCTTCATATAGATTTGTGTTATATGGAATAcacaaatagaagaaaaaacaattgaatgTATATACGTGGGCGTTTCACTTACTTGAATGAAGCTCAGAAGCACCAGCTAGTTTCATGGCACACAATGAAAACACACAAAGAATGAGAGAAACCCAAATAAGTGAGATTATTTTAGAAGCCATAATAGTTTGGTTTATGTATTCAAGATATCTTAATTTATAACTCAAAGCATTCGTTGAATGTTAATTGCTTGTCTTTCAATTTAAATCACTATTATGATGAAGTTTTGCATGACTTTCCCAACCAAGAATTAGTTCTTTTTTGTCAACAAGACAGTGACAATGTCTTTTTCCCGCATGCTTCCACGTAAACCAAGTCAAATATATCGTAAATGACATGGTCGTTTTAGACTTTTGGTAAGGTATTTTCCGCAGACTATTTGGTAAGGTATTTTCCGCAGACTATTAGGAAGACTAATTCTAGGTATGATCTAATAGACAATTAAACTATATCAATCGTTTAAGGGTTTTAAATTaatgagttaaatatgtttttagttctcttaattttttttcgatttttagtccttaaaatttTGTCGATCACACTATTAGTTCATTATTTTATGTCTAGTCACGTGTACCattcaaatttttgaatgagtttttgcaagaatgtttaaaatataaaaggaatctctttaatatttatttttttagaatttatt from Medicago truncatula cultivar Jemalong A17 chromosome 8, MtrunA17r5.0-ANR, whole genome shotgun sequence includes the following:
- the LOC25500213 gene encoding probably inactive leucine-rich repeat receptor-like protein kinase At5g48380 — its product is MVFVPSSRILSSYVFVSFLLLISFGITYGTETDIFCLKSIKNSIQDPNNYLTSSWNFNNKTEGFICRFNGVECWHPDENKVLNLKLSNMGLKGQFPRGIVNCSSMTGLDLSVNDLSGTIPGDISTLLKFVTSLDLSSNEFSGEIPVSLANCTYLNVLKLSQNQLTGQIPLLLGTLDRIKTFDVSNNLLTGQVPNFTAGGKVDVNYANNQGLCGQPSLGVCKATASSKSNTAVIAGAAVGAVTLAALGLGVFMFFFVRRSAYRKKEEDPEGNKWARSLKGTKGIKVSLFEKSISKMKLSDLMKATNNFSNINIIGTGRTGTVYKATLEDGTAFMVKRLQESQHSEKEFMSEMATLGTVKHRNLVPLLGFCVAKKERLLVFKNMPNGMLHDQLHPAAGECTLDWPSRLKIAIGAAKGFAWLHHSCNPRIIHRNISSKCILLDADFEPKISDFGLARLMNPLDTHLSTFVNGEFGDFGYVAPEYTKTLVATPKGDVFSFGTVLLELVTGERPANVAKAPETFKGNLVEWITELSSNSKLHDAIDESLLNKGDDNELFQFLKVACNCVTEVPKERPTMFEVYQFLRAIGGKYNFQTEDEILVPEDIIGDNNMVELIVAREGK